Proteins encoded together in one Ipomoea triloba cultivar NCNSP0323 chromosome 4, ASM357664v1 window:
- the LOC116017357 gene encoding disease resistance protein RPP13-like, giving the protein MAACVAILSLMRTLELEFLQPHPRPILQKMELIIPSNKQLIQSIHQNLGFFMELFDKNRMDGVEAIKELETKLGDMAFRLEGEIEFQIAHLYETAEGEDTCFKLGLILQQAMKDIDAVKEGLIQSLHQKLGFLISVLDENRMDGVEALKDLETKLRVRDAEKSSSPSPKLGRILQQAIVAIEEALVKIKNEYKLQETEKTALDDVPRSEVDSSQPPASDSDNKMVRKDEEFEIIEEKSTSPCFKLGRILQQIQKALVKIKNAGYKLQEIKKTALDDVPRSEVDSSQPPASDSENKMVGKDEEFKIIKKMLIQHSSTNREIVLIKGMGGIGKTTLARQIYRDQKIASHFDMRAWGVASQHYNKRQMLLALLNSMGFAESSNDDLETKLYQRLKGQRYLVVIDDVWSNGAWNDVQRCFPDDGCGSRVLITTRLEEVANSTCSKKDDFYHKMSFLNQSESWELFCKKAYKAGDDKFEMIGKQIVEKCDGLPLAIVMASGVLSKLNTVDQWKDIADSLNSFATIIDEKCSTILSFSYNHLPPTLKACFLYLGVFPEDYEINTNDLAKLWAAEGLVKGDESLDVQVDKRIQELVDRSLIIESKRSCCGKKVKAFTMHDVLHAFCVEEAHKEKLLYTVLEHGSTSPDQEGFRWVSIQSEDPNTLVIYPSLKNYCRSIFYFPFYLSETTTLNLKVFKLLRVLHFTSGSMFREIADLVHLRYLPPAVGQYKISKLSRAWNLQTLYIRVDDKRSYLEFPQLQYFSCFSICGHPPKFVHQNLQSICWMKPNHCTKEFFRNVPNLKKVRISGDRSKCNDCIENLAHLEQLERLNINAYEEEQYMSVDMIPINNSIALLSNLEKLTLRNTNFEWKGINILSSLPKLKVLKLFFFACVGEEWELEDEVFSQLIYLEINSIDLKQWKAGSHNFPELERLLLYRCKRLEEIPPDFGEIPNLKLIELKGCLTSVVDSAKQIETDQRDSGNDDMIVIEENAIQLKDELEADEDDFDEL; this is encoded by the exons ATGGCTGCTTGTGTGGCTATACTTTCTCTTATGAGGACACTAGAGCTTGAGTTCTTGCAGCCTCACCCTCGTCCAATCCTACAAAAAATGGAACTCATCATCCCTTCCAACAAACAGTTGATCCAATCTATCCATCAAAATCTTGGTTTTTTTATGGAGCTGTTTGATAAGAACAGAATGGATGGTGTTGAAGCAATTAAAGAGTTGGAAACAAAACTGGGAGATATGGCTTTCAGACTTGAAGGTGAAATCGAATTCCAAATTGCACATCTTTATGAAACAGCAGAGGGGGAGGATACTTGTTTTAAACTTGGTCTTATTCTGCAACAAGCAATGAAAGACATTGATGCCGTGAAGGAAGGGTTGATCCAATCACTCCACCAAAAGCTTGGCTTTCTGATATCGGTGTTAGATGAGAATAGAATGGATGGTGTTGAAGCACTTAAAGACTTGGAAACAAAACTCAGAGTCAGAGATGCGGAGAAATCTTCTAGTCCTTCTCCCAAACTTGGGCGTATTCTGCAACAGGCGATTGTTGCCATCGAGGAAGCATTGGTGAAAATCAAGAACGAGTACAAGCTGCAAGAAACAGAGAAGACTGCCCTTGATGATGTACCAAGATCAGAAGTTGATTCTTCCCAACCTCCTGCATCAGACTCCGACAACAAAATGGTGCGTAAGGACGAGGAGTTTGAGATTATAGAGGAGAAATCTACTAGTCCTTGTTTCAAACTTGGGCGTATTCTGCAACAGATCCAGAAAGCATTGGTGAAAATCAAGAACGCCGGGTACAAGCTGCAGGAAATAAAGAAGACTGCCCTTGATGATGTACCAAGATCTGAAGTTGATTCTTCCCAACCTCCTGCATCAGACTCCGAAAACAAAATGGTGGGTAAAGACGAGGAGTTTAAGATTATAAAGAAAATGCTAATCCAACATTCATCAACAAATCGAGAAATTGTCTTGATTAAAGGAATGGGAGGCATTGGCAAGACAACATTAGCTAGACAAATTTATAGAGATCAGAAGATTGCATCACACTTTGACATGCGAGCATGGGGTGTTGCATCCCAACATTATAATAAGAGACAAATGCTCCTAGCTCTTCTTAATTCAATGGGCTTTGCAGAAAGCTCCAATGATGACCTTGAGACAAAGCTCTACCAACGTTTGAAGGGGCAAAG GTACTTGGTTGTGATTGATGATGTTTGGAGTAATGGGGCATGGAATGATGTCCAACGTTGCTTTCCTGATGATGGATGTGGTAGTCGAGTATTAATAACTACTCGCCTTGAAGAGGTGGCTAATTCTACTTGCTCTAAGAAAGATGATTTTTATCATAAAATGAGCTTCTTAAATCAAAGTGAGAGTTGGGAGCTGTTTTGTAAAAAGGCATACAAAGCTGGTGATGATAAATTTGAGATGATTGGTAAACAAATTGTTGAGAAATGCGATGGACTACCTTTGGCAATAGTTATGGCTTCAGGTGTACTTTCCAAACTCAACACAGTGGATCAGTGGAAGGATATTGCAGATTCTCTGAACTCATTTGCAACAATTATTGATGAAAAATGCTCAACAATACTCTCGTTCAGTTACAATCACTTGCCTCCCACCTTAAAAGCTTGCTTTCTATATTTGGGAGTTTTTCCAGAAGATTATGAAATCAACACCAATGATCTAGCAAAGTTATGGGCCGCCGAAGGGCTTGTAAAGGGTGATGAGAGCTTGGACGTGCAAGTTGACAAGCGCATACAAGAACTTGTTGATAGAAGCCTAATTATAGAAAGCAAGCGAAGTTGTTGTGGGAAAAAGGTTAAGGCATTTACAATGCATGATGTATTGCATGCTTTTTGTGTTGAAGAAGCTCACAAAGAGAAGCTTTTGTATACTGTCCTTGAACATGGTTCCACTTCTCCTGATCAGGAAGGTTTCCGATGGGTAAGCATCCAATCCGAAGATCCCAACACCCTTGTAATATATCCTTCCTTGAAAAATTATTGTCGATCTATCTTCTATTTTCCATTCTATCTTTCTGAAACCACAACTCTAAACTTGAAAGTTTTCAAGTTATTGAGAGTACTTCACTTTACTAGTGGAAGCATGTTTAGGGAGATTGCGGATCTCGTGCATTTGAGATACCTACCTCCTGCAGTTGGACAGTATAAAATTTCAAAGTTGTCCCGGGCTTGGAATCTTCAAACACTTTATATCCGTGTGGATGACAAAAGGAGCTATTTGGAATTTCCACAACTGCAATATTTTAGTTGTTTCTCTATTTGTGGACATCCTCCTAAATTTGTTCATCAAAACCTGCAGAGCATTTGTTGGATGAAGCCTAATCATTGCACAAAGGAATTCTTTAGAAATGTTCCAAACCTAAAGAAGGTACGAATTAGTGGTGATAGAAGTAAATGCAATGATTGCATTGAGAACCTTGCCCATTTGGAGCAGCTTGAGCGACTGAATATTAATGCTTATGAAGAAGAGCAGTATATGAGTGTGGATATGATTCCTATTAATAACAGCATTGCTCTTTTGTCAAATCTTGAGAAGTTGACCCTTCGGAATACCAACTTTGAGTGGAAGGGAATTAATATCCTTAGCAGTTTGCCTAAGCTCAAGGTGCTCAAGTTGTTCTTCTTTGCGTGTGTAGGCGAAGAGTGGGAACTGGAGGATGAGGTATTCAGCCAGTTAATCTATTTGGAAATTAATTCAATTGATCTCAAGCAATGGAAAGCTGGTAGTCATAATTTCCCAGAACTCGAGCGCCTACTCCTTTATCGATGCAAGAGATTAGAAGAGATCCCACCCGACTTTGGGGAAATTCCAAATTTGAAGTTAATCGAATTGAAGGGCTGTCTTACTTCTGTAGTTGATTCAGCCAAGCAAATTGAGACTGATCAAAGAGACAGTGGAAACGATGATATGATCGTCATTGAAGAAAATGCAATACAG CTCAAAGACGAACTTGAGGCTGATGAAGATGATTTTGATGAACTATGA
- the LOC116017359 gene encoding putative late blight resistance protein homolog R1A-4, with product MAVCVAVLSLMRTLELEFLQPLPRPILQEMELISCNKEFIQSLHQKLGDLIELLNESRIDCVEAIKELETKLRDVAFRVEDEIEFQIAHLHKTEEEFEIGTPQGDTDAQSPFKLGLILQQGIEDIDAVKEELVNINNTLDVLPISAAEPASEFDNEMIFIDDDFDDDFESIQMILIPTLFIRRCNIVAISGVGGIGKTTLARRIYEDPKIASHFYKRAWVVASKYHNERQMLLGILNSIGYANSSTHYDDLERLEIKLYEWFKCERCLIVIDDVWSVEACDAIRRCFPEDEDENDSRVLLTTRLPETYFSSNSVFFNQMHPLHPSDSWDIFCLKAGTSHCANFETIARPIVEKCRGLPLAVVTVASVVSNLNVDPGEWENIAMTNIVEVCSTIISLDYSRLPYNLKACFLYLGIFPEGKVIYVKDLVRLWASEGLIKEFANQSLDEVAERCLQDLLDRNLILESKRSYCGRKIRAFKLNDLVHAFCVREAQKEKLLHVVPGNGFQKGSRWLSIQSTDFDDDARTLLHSCRSIFCFSEVKSLHLKSFNLLRVFYFTDASMCKKIVDLVHLRYLPQVVRDFRMIKLLKAWNLQTLDVYADEKLKKFGQQQYSQSPSKLELKPCDCTIELFLRSPHLKEVVITGERRNCNDCIDTLVFLGQLRRLYINGSVCDYRTPPRISINNQIAGLKSLVELSFRSMNFEWNGINVLCQLPRLKVLRLLSSSIGKEWEFDYDHVFYSLVYFEIFSTDLKYWEARDIHFPKLERLLLRDCFRLRELPCGFDGIKTLKSIELTRCIPSAVNSAKQIQEMQHKCGNKDLVLIEKETIIQPSSDEDVSTEDESDEDEAEES from the exons ATGGCTGTTTGTGTGGCTGTACTTTCTCTTATGAGGACACTAGAGCTTGAGTTCTTGCAACCTCTGCCTCGTCCAATCCTACAAGAAATGGAACTCATCTCTTGCAACAAAGAGTTTATCCAATCTCTTCATCAAAAGCTTGGTGATTTGATAGAACTATTGAATGAGAGCAGAATCGATTGTGTTGAAGCAATAAAAGAGTTGGAAACAAAGCTGAGAGATGTAGCTTTCAGAGTGGAAGATGAAATCGAATTCCAAATTGCACATCTTCATAAAACAGAAGAGGAATTTGAAATTGGAACACCACAAGGGGATACTGATGCCCAAAGTCCTTTCAAACTTGGTCTTATTCTGCAACAAGGAATTGAAGACATTGATGCCGTGAAGGAAGAGTTGGTGAATATCAACAACACCCTTGATGTTCTACCAATATCTGCAGCTGAACCTGCTTCAGAATTTGACAACGAAATGATCTTTATAGACGACGACTTTGACGACGACTTTGAGTCGATACAGATGATCCTAATCCCAACTCTATTCATAAGGCGTTGCAACATTGTTGCAATTAGCGGTGTGGGAGGCATTGGTAAGACAACGTTAGCAAGAAGAATTTATGAAGATCCGAAAATTGCCTCTCATTTTTACAAGCGAGCATGGGTTGTTGCATCAAAGTATCATAACGAGAGACAAATGCTTCTTGGTATTCTTAATTCAATTGGCTATGCAAATAGCAGCACTCATTATGATGATCTAGAAAGACTAGAAATTAAACTCTATGAATGGTTCAAGTGTGAAAG GTGCTTAATTGTGATTGATGATGTGTGGAGCGTAGAGGCATGCGATGCAATCAGGAGATGCTTtccagaagatgaagatgaaaatgataGTCGAGTATTATTGACTACTCGCCTTCCAGAGACATATTTTAGTTCCAACAGTGTCTTCTTTAATCAAATGCACCCGTTACATCCAAGCGATAGTTGGGATATATTTTGTCTGAAGGCGGGCACATCACATTGTGCTAACTTTGAGACTATTGCGAGACCAATTGTGGAGAAGTGCAGAGGACTGCCTCTCGCAGTTGTTACGGTAGCAAGTGTAGTTTCCAATTTGAACGTGGACCCAGGTGAGTGGGAGAATATTGCTATGACTAATATTGTTGAAGTTTGCTCAACAATAATCTCATTGGATTACAGTCGCTTGCCATATAACTTGAAAgcttgttttttatatttgggAATTTTTCCGGAAGGTAAAGTGATCTATGTTAAAGATCTTGTAAGGTTATGGGCCAGTGAAGGACTTATAAAGGAGTTTGCGAACCAGAGCCTTGATGAAGTGGCTGAAAGATGCTTACAAGATCTTTTGGATAGAAATTTGATTCTTGAAAGCAAGCGAAGTTATTGTGGGAGAAAAATTAGGGCTTTTAAGTTGAATGATTTGGTGCATGCCTTTTGTGTGAGAGAAGCTCAAAAAGAGAAGCTTCTGCATGTTGTCCCTGGAAATGGTTTTCAAAAAGGTTCCCGTTGGCTAAGCATCCAATCAACAGATTTTGATGATGACGCCCGTACATTATTACATTCATGTCGGTCCATTTTCTGTTTTTCGGAGGTGAAATCTTTACATTTGAAAAGTTTCAATCTATTGCGAGTATTCTACTTTACTGATGCTAGCATGTGCAAGAAGATTGTGGATCTCGTCCATTTGAGATACTTACCTCAGGTAGTTAGAGATTTTAGAATGATAAAACTATTAAAGGCTTGGAATCTTCAAACACTTGATGTTTATGCGGATGAGAAATTGAAGAAGTTTGGACAGCAACAGTATTCTCAAAGTCCTTCCAAACTGGAGTTGAAGCCTTGTGATTGCACAATAGAATTGTTTCTAAGAAGTCCACACCTTAAGGAGGTGGTAATTACAGGTGAAAGAAGAAATTGCAATGATTGCATTGACACCCTTGTCTTTTTAGGGCAGCTTAGGAGACTGTATATTAATGGCAGTGTATGTGATTATAGGACTCCACCAAGGATTTCAATTAATAACCAAATTGCTGGCTTGAAAAGCCTTGTGGAGTTGTCATTTCGGTCTATGAACTTTGAGTGGAATGGAATTAATGTTCTTTGCCAGTTGCCTAGACTAAAGGTGCTCAGGTTATTATCTTCCAGCATAGGCAAGGAGTGGGAATTCGATTACGACCATGTATTCTATAGCTtggtttattttgaaatattttcaactGATCTCAAGTATTGGGAAGCTAGAGATATCCATTTCCCGAAACTTGAGCGCCTACTCCTTCGCGATTGCTTTCGGTTGAGAGAGCTCCCATGTGGCTTTGATGGCATTAAGACATTGAAGTCAATCGAATTAACACGATGCATTCCTTCTGCGGTGAATTCAGCCAAGCAAATCCAAGAAATGCAGCATAAGTGTGGAAACAAGGATCTGGTTCTCATTGAGAAGGAAACAATAATACAG CCTAGTTCTGATGAAGATGTGAGCACTGAAGATGAGAGCGATGAAGATGAAGCAGAGGAGAGCTAG
- the LOC116017362 gene encoding probable disease resistance RPP8-like protein 4 isoform X2, with the protein MACVVVLSLMRTLELEFLQPLPRPILQQKELIPCNKDLAQSLLNKLGSLMEQFDENRMDGVEAIKYLETKLRDVASRIEDEIELQVLHLYEEEEEEVENTIFGGIFDIFDRFVDHTFQPQEEEEEEMPQGEKSTYHCQSLHQTSTHHCQRLHQILHPLRGKSHPCLKFRRILHPAVQDIDAITQELAKAKEDYQLFKHHLQPASIHVLPIPTHQGITMPDSSHTASHTKGIMVGKQDEFESIKEMLIQHPSKQLQIVSIKGMGGIGKTTLAKKIYEHPSITSHFDKRAWTVASQHHSQRQMLLDLLGSKDNNADSGSNEDLALRLYQSLKHQRYLVVMDDVWSAEAWDALKTCFPNDGYGSRVLLTTRIGEVANHICT; encoded by the coding sequence ATGGCTTGTGTGGTTGTACTTTCTCTTATGAGGACGCTAGAGCTTGAGTTCTTGCAACCTCTCCCTCGTCCAATTCTACAACAAAAGGAACTCATCCCCTGCAACAAAGACCTGGCCCAATCTCTCCTCAACAAGCTTGGATCCCTCATGGAACAATTCGATGAGAATAGAATGGATGGTGTTGAAGCAATCAAATACTTGGAAACAAAGCTCAGAGATGTAGCTTCCAGGATTGAGGATGAAATTGAACTCCAAGTACTACATCtttatgaggaagaagaagaagaagtggaaaacacaatttttggaggaatttttgatatttttgatAGGTTTGTGGATCATACATTTCAGCCacaggaggaggaggaggaggaaatgCCACAGGGTGAGAAAAGCACTTATCATTGCCAAAGCCTTCATCAGACAAGTACTCATCATTGCCAGAGGCTTCATCAAATTTTGCATCCGCTAAGGGGAAAATCACATCCTTGTCTCAAATTCCGTCGTATTTTGCACCCAGCTGTTCAAGACATTGATGCCATCACTCAAGAGTTGGCCAAAGCCAAGGAGGACTACcagcttttcaaacatcatctACAACCTGCCTCCATTCATGTTTTACCAATCCCAACTCATCAAGGTATCACCATGCCTGATTCTTCCCACACTGCTTCACACACCAAGGGAATAATGGTAGGAAAACAGGATGAGTTCGAGAGTATAAAGGAGATGCTAATCCAACATCCATCTAAGCAACTACAAATTGTCTCCATTAAAGGTATGGGAGGTATTGGTAAGACAACATTAGCAAAGAAAATTTATGAACATCCATCAATCACTTCCCATTTTGATAAGCGAGCATGGACTGTCGCATCACAACATCACAGTCAGAGGCAAATGCTCTTAGATCTTCTTGGTTCCAAAGACAATAATGCAGACAGCGGTAGTAATGAGGACCTAGCATTACGACTCTACCAAAGTTTGAAGCATCAAAGGTATTTGGTTGTGATGGATGACGTATGGAGTGCAGAGGCATGGGATGCTCTCAAAACTTGCTTTCCTAATGATGGATATGGTAGTCGAGTATTGTTGACTACTCGCATTGGTGAAGTGGCTAATCATATCTGCACTTAA
- the LOC116017362 gene encoding uncharacterized protein LOC116017362 isoform X1, protein MDRNLIILSKLSSCGRKIKRFRMHDLLHAFCRREAQNENLLHVVQSKNSSYFPQKGFRWVNIQYENFDVSRIHHFTWKSCRSFFSFVRRELNPDFRNVNLLRVLFRYTSYVRIKNNVNTVHLRFLDVENSIELSRTHGFLESRGREGVELSRSWNLQTLYCYRRVSFRRLDEGGKYLKFPQLQHILCLDPFCGNPPNFVHKVGLIRDDDCSKEWITNIPCLKKVHIACEGSKINACIANLAYLEQLEGLKILYSGNTRNVINNSIALLKNLRKLTLYGVGFVCDEKINIRSKLPRLEVLKLHWKPFVGKEWEIQEEVIFCQLIALVIYGYHLKHWKASSQNFPKLGHLYIKYSYKLREIPIGFAEISTLKSIKLWECLPSAVESAKKIQEEQRDYGNNDMVVIKEHTFDGWASEESLSEEETEVDN, encoded by the exons ATGGATAGAAATCTGATAATTTTAAGCAAGCTAAGCTCCTGTGGAAGAAAAATTAAGAGGTTTAGGATGCATGATTTATTGCATGCCTTTTGTAGGAGAGAAGCTCAAAACGAGAACCTTTTGCATGTTGTCCAGAGTAAAAATAGTTcttattttcctcaaaaaggTTTTCGATGGGTAAACATccaatatgaaaattttgacgTGTCTAGAATACATCATTTTACTTGGAAAAGCTGTAGATCCTTCTTCAGTTTTGTGAGGAGGGAATTAAATCCAgattttagaaatgtcaatctACTGAGAGTACTCTTCCGTTATACTAGTTATGTCAGGATCAAAAATAATGTGAATACTGTACATTTGAGATTCCTAGATGTTGAAAATAGTATAGAACTGTCTAGGACTCATGGATTCCTAGAGTCAAGAGGTAGAGAGGGTGTAGAATTGTCAAGGTCTTGGAATCTTCAAACACTTTATTGTTATAGAAGAGTATCATTTCGCAGATTAGATGAAGGAGGGAAGTATTTGAAATTTCCACAACTACAGCATATTCTTTGCCTCGACCCTTTTTGTGGAAATCCTCCCAATTTTGTTCATAAAGTTGGTCTGATAAGAGATGATGATTGCTCAAAAGAATGGATTACCAATATTCCATGCTTGAAGAAGGTACATATTGCATGTGAAGGCAGCAAGATAAATGCTTGCATTGCGAACTTAGCTTATTTAGAGCAGCTCGAGGGACTGAAGATTTTATATTCCGGTAATACACgtaatgtaattaataatagtATTGCTCTCTTGAAAAACCTTAGGAAGTTGACATTATATGGAGTTGGATTTGTGTGTGATGAGAAAATTAATATTCGTAGCAAGTTACCTAGGCTAGAGGTGCTCAAGTTACACTGGAAGCCATTCGTAGGCAAAGAATGGGAAATACAAGAGGAAGTGATATTTTGCCAGTTAATTGCTTTAGTTATCTATGGTTATCATCTCAAGCATTGGAAAGCTAGTAGTCAAAATTTTCCAAAACTTGGGCACCTATATATTAAGTATAGTTATAAATTGAGAGAGATCCCAATTGGCTTTGCTGAAATTTCAACATTGAAGTCAATCAAATTATGGGAATGTCTTCCTTCCGCTGTGGAATCAGCCAAGAAAATTCAAGAAGAGCAACGCGACTATGGAAACAACGATATGGTTGTTATTAAGGAACACACATTTGAT GGTTGGGCATCTGAGGAAAGCCTGAGTGAAGAAGAGACAGAAGTGGATAACTGA